The genomic window AAAAAAACGGAGTTTTTCTTGTTTAACTGGTTATTTAAAAGAGATAATTTACTGCTTATTGCCTTAGCTCTCATTTCATTTATAATGATAACCATCGATACAGGCAGCGGCGGCCAGCTTTTACAGCGCGGCCGCAACCTCGTAAGCGGGGTGCAGGGCGGTTTTGGCTTAGCCGTTAATTTTTTGCAAAGCCCGGTTACCCGTGTGCGCGATTTTATCGCCCTAGAACGCGAAAAACAAGAGCTGGAGGCCCGGCTGGAGCAATATAGGGGGATAGAGCGCGAGGTTATTTCCTTGCGTAACGAAAACATTCGGCAGCGCGGGCTTTTGGCCGCCCTGCCGCGTTTAGAGCATAACTACTTAGCCGCCGGTGTGGTGGCGCGCGATGTACAAAACTTTTTTGGCACTATTGTCATTAATAGAGGCAGCGTAAGTGGGATAGAACGTAATATGACGGTGGTAGCCTATAACCACGAAGAAGCTATTTTTGCTTTAGTGGGCCGCATCATCGAGGTAAATACCCAAACCAGCCGTATCTTACCTATCTTTGATAATAACAATTTTGTCGCCGTTAGGTTGGCCGATGGCCGTTATGAGGGGCTCTTTAATGGGCTGGGTAATGCCTTTGGTTATGCCGTAATGCGTTATTTACCGATGGACCTGCGCGACCAAATACGTGTAAACGATTTAGTGGTAACCAGCGGCAGCGATATTAACACGCGTATCGGTAACATTAACAGCCACTTCCCGCCCGAAATAGCCATTGGCCGCGTAAGCCAAATAGAAGAAAACCCCTACAGCGCCAGCCTCGAGCTATCGCTGCGCAGTATCGTCGATTTTGCCCGGCTGGAAACGGTTTTTGTAATTATGAGCAGCCGGCATTTAGCAGAGGAGGAAGATTAATGCGCCGTTTACTTACCGCCTTGCTTATTACCGCTTTTTTCAGTTTTTTACAGGCTTCCCTTTTTACCCGCTTAAGCTGGCTTACTTTTGGCCTTACCCCCGATTTAGCCCTCATCTTTTTGGCACTTTTTTCTATCAGTTTTGGCCGGACCAACGGTATGGTTACCGGCTTTATGAGCGGCTTAATTCAAGATTTTTTATCTTTTTCACCGCTGGGTTATTACGCTTTAATTAAAATGTTATTAGGCTCGCTCTTTGGGGCTTTAAAAGATAAAGTTATGATAGAAACCTTACCGATAGTTTTAATCATTATCAGCATAGCTACTTTTGCTAAATATTTATTTGCTTTGGTTATCAGCACCTTTATCGCGGTAGATTATCACCATTTATTACTAAGCCGCACTTTTTTACTGGAGCTAATTATTAACAATTTAGTGGCTATCCCAGCTTATTTTTTCTTTAAATTTATCATTAAAAAACTTGCCCATTTATGGCAATACGAAGGAGAACGAAGATGAACAACTTTTTAACTATGTTAAGCAAATATCGTCTCTTTACCGCCGGCGGTATGACCGGTCTTATCCTGATTATCTTTGTAGCTAGGTTATTTAACTTACAAATAGTAGAAGGCAGCCAGCACTTTAATAGGGCCCAAAATATTTCGCAGCGTACCATAGAAATACCGGCGCAGCGCGGCAGGATATTCGATTTAAACGGTGAGCTTTTAGCCAGTAACAACGATTTATTTACCATTAGTATCACTCCCAGCCAAATACCACGCGGCGAAGTACCTACCGTACTTAACCAGTTAATTTATAGCTTAAATTTAAATAGGCAAACTATCGAAAACCGGGTGCCGCCGGCCAGCTACCGCTCGCCGTTGCCGATTGCCTTAATTAACGATGTCGATTTAGCCACTGTGGCTTTTATTGCCGAAAATATCGAATTTTTTCCCGGCATTTCGTGGCAAAGCCGGCCGCGCCGTATCTATAACATTTACGGCGGCATTGGCTCGGGGGCTACGGTAAACCACACTATTGGTTATGTGGGGGCCATTAACAGCGAAGAAGTGCAAATGCTGTACAATTTGGGCTACCGCAGCGGCCATATTATTGGTAAAACCGGTATCGAAAACCGGCTCGATTTAGTTTTGCGCGGCCAAAACGGTACACGCTTTAGTGTGGTAGATGCACGCGGCCAAAACCAAACCAATTTACGCCGCCTAGATGACATAGCCCCGCAGCACGGCAACGATATACGGCTTACCATCGATATGCGTATGCAACGGTTGGTAGAAGAGGCTTTAGGCCACCGGCAAGGCTCTATTGTGGTGCTGAGGCCGGCAACGGGGGCCATTATTGCTATGGTAAGCAACCCCGTTTTTAATGCCAATCTGTTTGACAGAGGCGGGGCTACCAGCTTTAGTATGCAAGCCATCGACCCGCTCTTTCCTTTTATTAACCGCGCCATTAGCAGCGTTTATCCGGCCGCCAGCCCTTTTAAGCTGGTTATTCAAACGGCTATTCTCGAAGAACTGGTGGCTACCAACCGTTTTGACCCGGCCACGCGCATTTTTTGCAGCGGCTCTATTGTGGTGGGCGACCGTATTTTTAGGTGCTGGAACCGCACGGGGCACGGTTGGCTCGATTTAAGCGGAGCCATCGCATGGAGCTGCAACACCTACT from Spirochaetaceae bacterium includes these protein-coding regions:
- the mreC gene encoding rod shape-determining protein MreC — encoded protein: KKTEFFLFNWLFKRDNLLLIALALISFIMITIDTGSGGQLLQRGRNLVSGVQGGFGLAVNFLQSPVTRVRDFIALEREKQELEARLEQYRGIEREVISLRNENIRQRGLLAALPRLEHNYLAAGVVARDVQNFFGTIVINRGSVSGIERNMTVVAYNHEEAIFALVGRIIEVNTQTSRILPIFDNNNFVAVRLADGRYEGLFNGLGNAFGYAVMRYLPMDLRDQIRVNDLVVTSGSDINTRIGNINSHFPPEIAIGRVSQIEENPYSASLELSLRSIVDFARLETVFVIMSSRHLAEEED
- the mreD gene encoding rod shape-determining protein MreD, with amino-acid sequence MRRLLTALLITAFFSFLQASLFTRLSWLTFGLTPDLALIFLALFSISFGRTNGMVTGFMSGLIQDFLSFSPLGYYALIKMLLGSLFGALKDKVMIETLPIVLIIISIATFAKYLFALVISTFIAVDYHHLLLSRTFLLELIINNLVAIPAYFFFKFIIKKLAHLWQYEGERR
- the mrdA gene encoding penicillin-binding protein 2, with amino-acid sequence MNNFLTMLSKYRLFTAGGMTGLILIIFVARLFNLQIVEGSQHFNRAQNISQRTIEIPAQRGRIFDLNGELLASNNDLFTISITPSQIPRGEVPTVLNQLIYSLNLNRQTIENRVPPASYRSPLPIALINDVDLATVAFIAENIEFFPGISWQSRPRRIYNIYGGIGSGATVNHTIGYVGAINSEEVQMLYNLGYRSGHIIGKTGIENRLDLVLRGQNGTRFSVVDARGQNQTNLRRLDDIAPQHGNDIRLTIDMRMQRLVEEALGHRQGSIVVLRPATGAIIAMVSNPVFNANLFDRGGATSFSMQAIDPLFPFINRAISSVYPAASPFKLVIQTAILEELVATNRFDPATRIFCSGSIVVGDRIFRCWNRTGHGWLDLSGAIAWSCNTYFWTMVQNHLGRDAFGRHDPAIIEQYARLLGLGNLTEIDLPGERDGLIPSAEWKEDTWHSAWTGGDTINMTIGQGFVLVTPLQMANLTAMIANSGVSYRPHVLQAIINRQTGEEIVTQPTILHQADHMRAGTWQRIQNDMRNASIPGRGTGWMLGSIPIAGKTGTGETGIAGSYHDWYVGFAPHGPNVDPMERIVVVVHIEAGENYNWWSTRAANIIFQGYFNNQDYFEVLRTLQPGWQVANHEGVFTHWRNITGDPWPVWTPPPAPPTSPPVAVTVAYQETALADDDNDYGQDGN